One Thermococcus sp. genomic region harbors:
- the psmB gene encoding archaeal proteasome endopeptidase complex subunit beta produces the protein METKKTGTTTIGIKAKDGVVLAADTQASLDHMVETLNIRKILPITDRIAITTAGSVGDVQALARMLEAEARYYQFTWNREMTTKAMANLLSNILNENKFFPYMVQIIVGGYVDEPTLANLDPLGGLVFDDYTATGSGSPFAIAVLEDGFKKGMGAEEARELAIRAVKTAGKRDVYTGDRKVQVVVITKDGMREEFVEFKD, from the coding sequence ATGGAAACCAAGAAGACCGGAACCACAACCATTGGTATAAAAGCTAAGGACGGCGTCGTTCTCGCCGCGGACACTCAGGCTTCCCTCGATCACATGGTCGAGACCCTTAACATAAGAAAGATACTTCCCATCACGGACAGAATAGCGATAACAACGGCCGGAAGCGTCGGCGACGTTCAGGCCCTCGCGCGCATGCTGGAGGCAGAGGCGAGGTATTATCAGTTCACTTGGAACAGAGAGATGACAACGAAGGCGATGGCCAACCTGCTTAGCAACATCCTCAATGAGAACAAGTTCTTTCCATACATGGTGCAGATTATCGTGGGCGGCTACGTTGATGAGCCTACGCTGGCGAACCTCGACCCGCTCGGCGGCCTCGTCTTCGATGACTATACGGCGACAGGCTCGGGAAGCCCCTTCGCGATAGCCGTTCTCGAGGACGGGTTCAAGAAGGGGATGGGCGCTGAGGAGGCGAGGGAGCTTGCAATCAGGGCCGTCAAAACCGCTGGAAAGCGGGATGTTTATACAGGAGACAGAAAGGTTCAGGTCGTTGTCATAACAAAAGATGGCATGAGGGAGGAGTTCGTCGAATTCAAGGATTGA
- a CDS encoding ABC transporter ATP-binding protein, with amino-acid sequence MKLEVSVSFSYGEQEILKNVEFKAEKGELLSIIGPNGAGKSTLLKAMVGILKPRGKVLVDGKDLIGMKPRERARMITYVPQSSLPQFAFTIEEFVKMGTYATKGDVEGALKHVGLWEKRRDPITNLSGGEYQLALIARALAQGSEAILLDEPTSHLDINHALVVMELLRKMRNEKIVIAVLHDLNMALRYADRLILLHRGEKRWEGKPEALKESVLEEVYGVRVKIETVDGSRVLIPSQNESVKT; translated from the coding sequence ATGAAGCTAGAGGTGAGCGTGTCTTTCTCCTATGGAGAGCAGGAAATCCTTAAAAACGTCGAGTTTAAAGCGGAAAAAGGCGAGCTTCTCTCGATAATCGGGCCGAACGGTGCCGGAAAGAGTACCCTTCTTAAGGCCATGGTCGGCATTCTCAAACCCCGCGGAAAAGTCCTGGTTGATGGGAAGGATTTAATCGGAATGAAGCCCCGAGAAAGGGCGAGAATGATAACCTACGTGCCGCAAAGCTCCCTCCCACAGTTTGCCTTCACCATTGAGGAGTTTGTGAAGATGGGCACCTATGCAACGAAGGGCGACGTTGAGGGTGCCCTAAAGCACGTCGGTCTCTGGGAAAAAAGGAGAGACCCCATAACCAACCTCTCCGGGGGAGAGTACCAGCTGGCATTGATAGCGAGAGCATTAGCCCAGGGAAGTGAGGCGATACTCCTCGACGAACCGACTAGCCACCTCGACATAAACCACGCACTGGTTGTGATGGAACTCCTGAGGAAGATGCGGAATGAGAAGATAGTTATAGCAGTCCTCCACGATCTCAACATGGCACTCCGCTACGCAGACAGGTTGATACTGCTCCACCGCGGGGAAAAGCGCTGGGAGGGAAAGCCAGAAGCACTTAAAGAAAGCGTCCTCGAGGAGGTCTATGGGGTGAGGGTAAAGATAGAGACTGTTGACGGGAGCAGGGTACTTATCCCGAGCCAGAACGAAAGCGTTAAAACATGA